The following are encoded together in the Arcticibacterium luteifluviistationis genome:
- a CDS encoding SMP-30/gluconolactonase/LRE family protein: protein MELIKTLAIIMIASLSVNAQQKSISKLISENPKFDELIDVNAKVEILADGFTWAEGPVWDKKEKCLLFSDVPENTIYKYKAGEGLSVFLNPSGYTGKQPYSLEPGSNGLIINNDGELVACEHGDRRVTKMPMNGGGGKFPVSDNWEGKRFNSPNDLVQAANGTYYFTDPPYGLPNRENATTREIDVFGVYKVDVSGKTELVIKDLSRPNGVALSPDEKILYVAQSDPEKAYILAYEIKSDGTLGEGSILYDATPMVKAGYKGLPDGLKTDKNGNIFTTGPGGILVLTDKGELLGRIEIDEATANCAWGDDGSVLYITSDMYVGKIQTKTIGKGF, encoded by the coding sequence ATGGAATTAATAAAAACCCTAGCAATAATTATGATAGCTTCTTTAAGTGTCAACGCCCAACAGAAATCAATTAGTAAGTTAATTAGCGAAAATCCCAAATTTGACGAATTGATAGATGTCAATGCTAAGGTCGAAATTTTAGCGGATGGATTTACTTGGGCTGAGGGCCCTGTTTGGGATAAGAAAGAAAAGTGTTTGCTGTTTTCTGATGTACCAGAAAATACCATTTACAAGTACAAGGCAGGTGAAGGACTAAGTGTTTTTCTAAATCCTTCTGGCTACACAGGAAAGCAACCTTATAGTTTAGAGCCAGGAAGCAATGGCCTAATAATTAATAATGATGGAGAATTAGTGGCCTGCGAACATGGAGATAGGCGAGTGACCAAAATGCCTATGAATGGTGGAGGAGGTAAGTTTCCCGTGTCAGATAACTGGGAGGGTAAAAGATTTAACAGCCCTAACGATTTGGTACAAGCTGCAAATGGCACTTATTATTTTACTGACCCTCCATATGGTTTGCCAAATAGAGAAAATGCAACTACCAGAGAAATTGATGTTTTTGGAGTCTATAAAGTAGATGTTTCCGGTAAAACAGAATTGGTTATCAAAGACCTCAGTCGTCCTAATGGTGTTGCTCTTTCACCTGACGAGAAAATACTTTACGTGGCTCAGTCTGATCCTGAAAAAGCATATATTTTGGCTTACGAAATTAAATCTGACGGAACTTTAGGCGAAGGGAGTATCCTTTATGATGCTACACCAATGGTAAAAGCGGGCTATAAAGGTTTGCCGGATGGCTTAAAAACAGATAAGAATGGAAACATTTTTACCACAGGACCAGGAGGGATATTAGTTTTGACAGATAAGGGTGAATTATTGGGACGAATTGAAATAGATGAAGCCACAGCCAACTGTGCATGGG
- a CDS encoding AlbA family DNA-binding domain-containing protein gives MELAYNGKRIKERSLTDLKNLVSKGEGLYLEFKYKAKYPEKIIREMVAFANTSGGQLLVGVDDDGTLSGLKFADEEEYVLVREIERAITPALNYSIERLRLPNENEILIFHIPESDNKPFKAAQKVYVRHKDRTIQASKEVREILKGRKKDKSLRFNYGDKERQLMTYLADNAHITIDTFAKICDIPKKQASRTLVLMVLTNVLRYEARDEGDIFLPV, from the coding sequence ATGGAACTCGCATATAACGGAAAAAGAATAAAGGAACGAAGCTTAACTGACCTGAAAAATTTAGTCAGCAAAGGAGAAGGTCTGTATCTTGAATTCAAATACAAAGCCAAATACCCTGAAAAAATTATTAGAGAGATGGTGGCCTTTGCTAATACTAGCGGTGGTCAGCTTTTGGTTGGAGTAGATGACGATGGCACATTAAGCGGATTAAAATTTGCGGATGAGGAAGAGTATGTATTGGTAAGAGAAATAGAACGAGCCATTACTCCTGCGTTAAATTACAGCATTGAACGCCTGCGATTACCAAACGAAAATGAAATCCTGATTTTCCATATTCCAGAAAGTGATAACAAACCTTTTAAGGCTGCACAAAAAGTATACGTTAGGCATAAAGACCGCACCATTCAGGCCAGCAAAGAGGTTAGAGAAATACTAAAGGGTAGAAAAAAAGATAAAAGCCTACGGTTTAATTATGGCGACAAAGAACGTCAACTCATGACTTACCTAGCCGATAATGCCCATATCACTATTGACACCTTTGCCAAAATATGTGACATTCCTAAAAAACAAGCTTCCCGTACCTTGGTTTTAATGGTTTTGACCAACGTGCTTCGTTATGAGGCTAGAGACGAAGGCGACATTTTTTTGCCTGTTTAA
- a CDS encoding M16 family metallopeptidase produces MLERSQAPAFKSVESVKLAEAEKDVFQNEIPLYSVGFASQEVIKLELVFEAGSAFEKKLGTSALFSKLLLGGTKTRTGSEIMAGFDQYGGFIEVSSRIERLYIVLYGLKKYLDKYLTIIQDMLENSVFPEDELELQRKIALQNLKLNLGKSSYLANKEFKDVMFGSVNPYGKVLNSESLETVTREDLVEFYETNVQGKSFRIFASGNVKDKEKQLLKSYFGSETYTAQNRLDIPFEIFSPSKRLVTLEDKMQSTIRLGKPLFDRMHPEFFQMAVTNTVFGGYFGSRLMTNIREDKGFTYGISSSVNPLRGFGYLMIGSDVVKENTQETLNEIEKEINLLRNEEVSQDELETVKNYMSGSFAGSITTSFELMERNKNIILSELPKGYYDNFIDRINAVTTAEVLEMANKHLSMESLSEVVVGEKI; encoded by the coding sequence ATGCTAGAAAGAAGTCAGGCCCCAGCTTTTAAGTCCGTAGAATCCGTAAAGCTTGCTGAAGCTGAGAAAGATGTTTTCCAAAATGAAATTCCACTTTATTCGGTTGGTTTTGCATCGCAAGAGGTAATTAAGTTGGAACTGGTTTTTGAGGCGGGTTCAGCTTTTGAAAAGAAACTAGGTACTTCAGCCTTGTTTTCAAAATTACTTTTAGGAGGAACAAAAACTAGAACCGGTTCGGAAATAATGGCTGGTTTTGATCAGTACGGTGGCTTTATTGAAGTAAGCTCCAGAATAGAACGACTGTACATAGTGCTTTATGGCTTGAAAAAATACCTTGATAAGTATCTTACTATCATACAGGATATGCTAGAGAATAGTGTTTTTCCTGAAGATGAATTAGAGCTTCAGCGAAAAATTGCTCTGCAAAACCTAAAGTTAAATTTGGGGAAATCTTCCTATTTGGCGAACAAGGAATTTAAAGATGTCATGTTTGGCTCTGTTAATCCCTATGGCAAAGTTTTGAATAGCGAAAGTCTAGAAACGGTGACTAGAGAAGACTTGGTGGAGTTTTATGAAACTAATGTGCAGGGAAAGAGTTTTAGAATATTTGCTTCTGGAAATGTAAAGGATAAAGAGAAACAACTGCTTAAAAGTTATTTCGGCAGCGAAACTTACACGGCTCAAAATAGACTCGATATTCCTTTTGAAATATTTTCGCCATCAAAGAGGTTAGTGACCTTGGAAGATAAAATGCAATCTACTATAAGACTTGGCAAGCCACTTTTTGATAGAATGCATCCCGAGTTTTTTCAAATGGCTGTAACCAACACTGTTTTCGGAGGGTATTTTGGAAGCAGACTTATGACTAATATAAGAGAGGATAAGGGTTTTACATATGGAATTTCATCTTCCGTTAATCCTTTGAGAGGTTTCGGTTACTTAATGATAGGTTCTGATGTGGTAAAGGAAAACACACAGGAAACGCTTAATGAAATAGAGAAGGAGATAAACTTACTTAGAAATGAGGAAGTGAGCCAAGATGAGTTAGAAACGGTGAAAAATTATATGAGCGGAAGCTTTGCTGGCTCTATCACCACTTCTTTTGAACTGATGGAGAGAAACAAAAACATAATTTTGTCAGAATTGCCAAAAGGCTATTATGATAATTTTATTGATAGAATAAATGCTGTTACCACGGCAGAGGTTTTAGAAATGGCCAATAAGCACCTTAGCATGGAATCTTTGAGTGAGGTTGTGGTAGGAGAGAAGATTTAA
- a CDS encoding GtrA family protein, with protein sequence MTKLLKNIDLKKHKSFINFFLTGLFGATVNFLSQIPLKTWFLDLGMNQDGALAWSVFWAYMISTAATFIPAKIFAFSAKESGNSKREWVKFFIIASLALVVQELVTLGTLKAVINPYFGDFSLLWREKVSHLVGMACSFMANFFGHKFFTFRTTGLYKMIKAERS encoded by the coding sequence TTGACTAAGCTGCTTAAGAACATAGATTTAAAGAAACATAAAAGTTTCATAAACTTTTTTTTAACGGGTCTTTTTGGAGCCACCGTTAATTTCCTGTCTCAGATTCCCCTTAAAACATGGTTTTTGGACCTCGGAATGAACCAAGATGGTGCATTAGCTTGGAGTGTCTTTTGGGCTTATATGATTTCTACAGCCGCTACATTTATACCAGCAAAAATATTTGCTTTCTCTGCTAAAGAATCAGGAAACTCAAAGAGAGAATGGGTTAAGTTTTTTATAATCGCATCTTTGGCTCTTGTAGTACAGGAGTTGGTGACACTTGGAACCTTAAAAGCTGTTATCAATCCTTACTTTGGAGACTTTAGTCTTCTTTGGAGAGAAAAGGTTTCGCATTTAGTAGGAATGGCCTGTAGTTTTATGGCAAACTTCTTCGGACATAAGTTTTTTACTTTCCGTACCACGGGACTCTATAAGATGATAAAAGCGGAGAGAAGTTAA